Proteins encoded together in one Juglans regia cultivar Chandler chromosome 9, Walnut 2.0, whole genome shotgun sequence window:
- the LOC109004764 gene encoding probable UDP-arabinopyranose mutase 2 isoform X1 — protein MAGATVSPTPLLKDELDIVIPTIRNLDFLEMWRPFFQPYHLIIVQDGDPSKVIKVPEGFDYELHNRNDINRILGPKASCISFKDSACRCFGYMVSKKKYIYTIDDDCFVAKNPSGKDINALEQHIKNLLTPSTPFFFNTLYDPYREGADFVRGYPFSLREGAPTAVSHGLWLNIPDYDAPTQLVKPLERNTRYERSFAYKNLCFLFTELFIPKPLFVRYVDAVLTIPKGTLFPMCGMNLAFNRELIGPAMYFGLMGDGQPIGRYDDMWAGWCMKVICDHLGFGVKTGLPYIWHSKASNPFVNLKKEYKGIYWQEELIPFFQSVILPKDCTTVQKCYVEISKQVKAKLGKVDEYFNKLADAMVTWIEAWDEQNPSEGVVANVPAK, from the exons ATGGCTGGAGCCACAGTCTCTCCGACACCTCTGCTGAAGGATGAGCTGGACATCGTGATCCCCACTATTCGGAACCTCGACTTCCTGGAGATGTGGAGGCCGTTCTTCCAGCCCTACCACTTGATCATAGTCCAGGATGGGGACCCGTCGAAGGTTATCAAAGTCCCCGAAGGCTTCGACTACGAGCTCCACAACCGCAACGATATCAACAGGATTCTGGGTCCCAAAGCTTCCTGCATTTCGTTCAAGGACTCCGCCTGCCGCTGCTTCGGTTACATGGTCTCCAAGAAGAAGTACATCTATACAATCGACGATGATTGCTTT GTTGCTAAAAATCCATCTGGGAAGGACATTAATGCACTTGAGCAGCACATAAAGAACCTTCTGACTCCATcaactccatttttcttcaacacCCTGTATGACCCATACCGAGAAGGTGCAGATTTTGTCCGTGGGTATCCATTCAGTCTACGTGAAGGTGCCCCAACAGCTGTTTCTCATGGTCTCTGGCTCAATATCCCAGATTATGATGCTCCCACCCAGCTTGTCAAGCCACTTGAGAGAAACACAAGGTATGAAAGATCCTTTGCATACAAGAATCTCTGTTTCCTGTTTACAGAACTCTTTATTCCAAAGCCTTTGTTTGTCAGATATGTGGATGCAGTTCTGACAATACCTAAGGGAACTCTATTCCCCATGTGTGGCATGAACCTGGCATTCAACCGTGAATTGATTGGCCCTGCAATGTACTTTGGACTCATGGGTGATGGCCAGCCAATTGGACGCTATGATGATATGTGGGCTGGCTGGTGCATGAAG GTGATATGTGATCATTTGGGATTTGGAGTCAAGACTGGTCTGCCATATATCTGGCACAGCAAAGCAAGTAACCCTTTTGTGAACCTGAAGAAAGAATACAAGGGAATCTACTGGCAAGAAGAGCTGATTCCTTTCTTCCAATCTGTTATCCTTCCAAAGGATTGCACCACTGTGCAGAAATGCTACGTTGAAATCTCCAAGCAAGTCAAGGCTAAACTTGGTAAGGTGGATGAATACTTTAACAAGCTGGCTGATGCCATGGTCACATGGATTGAAGCTTGGGATGAGCAAAACCCTTCCGAAGGAGTTGTAGCAAATGTTCCTGCAAAATAG
- the LOC109004764 gene encoding probable UDP-arabinopyranose mutase 2 isoform X2, which yields MAGATVSPTPLLKDELDIVIPTIRNLDFLEMWRPFFQPYHLIIVQDGDPSKVIKVPEGFDYELHNRNDINRILGPKASCISFKDSACRCFGYMVSKKKYIYTIDDDCFVAKNPSGKDINALEQHIKNLLTPSTPFFFNTLYDPYREGADFVRGYPFSLREGAPTAVSHGLWLNIPDYDAPTQLVKPLERNTRYVDAVLTIPKGTLFPMCGMNLAFNRELIGPAMYFGLMGDGQPIGRYDDMWAGWCMKVICDHLGFGVKTGLPYIWHSKASNPFVNLKKEYKGIYWQEELIPFFQSVILPKDCTTVQKCYVEISKQVKAKLGKVDEYFNKLADAMVTWIEAWDEQNPSEGVVANVPAK from the exons ATGGCTGGAGCCACAGTCTCTCCGACACCTCTGCTGAAGGATGAGCTGGACATCGTGATCCCCACTATTCGGAACCTCGACTTCCTGGAGATGTGGAGGCCGTTCTTCCAGCCCTACCACTTGATCATAGTCCAGGATGGGGACCCGTCGAAGGTTATCAAAGTCCCCGAAGGCTTCGACTACGAGCTCCACAACCGCAACGATATCAACAGGATTCTGGGTCCCAAAGCTTCCTGCATTTCGTTCAAGGACTCCGCCTGCCGCTGCTTCGGTTACATGGTCTCCAAGAAGAAGTACATCTATACAATCGACGATGATTGCTTT GTTGCTAAAAATCCATCTGGGAAGGACATTAATGCACTTGAGCAGCACATAAAGAACCTTCTGACTCCATcaactccatttttcttcaacacCCTGTATGACCCATACCGAGAAGGTGCAGATTTTGTCCGTGGGTATCCATTCAGTCTACGTGAAGGTGCCCCAACAGCTGTTTCTCATGGTCTCTGGCTCAATATCCCAGATTATGATGCTCCCACCCAGCTTGTCAAGCCACTTGAGAGAAACACAAG ATATGTGGATGCAGTTCTGACAATACCTAAGGGAACTCTATTCCCCATGTGTGGCATGAACCTGGCATTCAACCGTGAATTGATTGGCCCTGCAATGTACTTTGGACTCATGGGTGATGGCCAGCCAATTGGACGCTATGATGATATGTGGGCTGGCTGGTGCATGAAG GTGATATGTGATCATTTGGGATTTGGAGTCAAGACTGGTCTGCCATATATCTGGCACAGCAAAGCAAGTAACCCTTTTGTGAACCTGAAGAAAGAATACAAGGGAATCTACTGGCAAGAAGAGCTGATTCCTTTCTTCCAATCTGTTATCCTTCCAAAGGATTGCACCACTGTGCAGAAATGCTACGTTGAAATCTCCAAGCAAGTCAAGGCTAAACTTGGTAAGGTGGATGAATACTTTAACAAGCTGGCTGATGCCATGGTCACATGGATTGAAGCTTGGGATGAGCAAAACCCTTCCGAAGGAGTTGTAGCAAATGTTCCTGCAAAATAG